In Candidatus Obscuribacterales bacterium, a genomic segment contains:
- a CDS encoding PIN domain-containing protein: MKILMDTNTVLDLILERQPFVENAVLIFEQIERGNLAGYSAAPTITNIFYILRKAKGRDVALASIHRLLIGLQFCAVDRQTIETALSLDLKDF, from the coding sequence GTGAAAATTCTCATGGACACCAACACCGTTCTAGACCTCATCCTAGAGCGGCAACCCTTTGTCGAGAACGCAGTTCTCATCTTCGAGCAAATTGAACGCGGCAACTTAGCGGGTTATAGTGCGGCTCCCACCATCACCAATATTTTTTACATCCTCCGTAAAGCCAAAGGTCGCGACGTTGCCCTTGCGTCCATTCATCGACTCCTGATCGGCCTTCAGTTTTGTGCCGTCGATCGCCAGACCATTGAAACTGCTCTCAGCCTTGACCTGAAAGACTTTGA